From Solanum lycopersicum chromosome 4, SLM_r2.1:
AGGTTCATAGATGGAAACATTACAACTCTGATAGATATATAACAACAATTTTCTCCCCTTGACTGGATGATCATCTTCTAGTTCTTGCCTCCAgtattcattttttgttctCCAGGAGCACTGATGTTTGCTTCTAAAGAGCATCTTCCTGATTTATGAGAGCTCTTCCTGTCCCACTGATCattcttattaaaattaacatcTCTCGTAATTGTCATCTTTCTTTTTTGAGGATGATAAACCTTGTAGGCTTTAGAAACTCCACTATAACCCACATGGATGCCTATGACCGATCACCTTTTTGTCAAGTTTTTCACGTTTAACCTGAGGAACATGAACAAAACAAACACAACAAATAACCTTAAGAAAACTTCGTGAAGGATTAAACTCGTACAAAGCTTCAAATAGTGTTTTATCCTTCAATGCATTCGTTGGAAGTCGATTCTGCATTAAAAATACGGTATGTGCTGCCTCTGCCCAGATATCTTGGGCAACTCCTTCTCATGCAACATACATCTAGTCATCTCCATCATCCATATATTTCTTCTTTCACTAACACCATTTTGTTCTAGTGTGTATGGTGTATTAAGTTGATGCACAATGATGGCCTTCTCACAGAATGAATTAAATTTCACTGAAGTGTATTCCTTCATATTACCAGACCTCAAATCTTGAATCTTACAATTACTTTGATATTCCACCAATTTCCTGAATTTGCAGAATACACCATCAACTTCTGActtgaatttcaagaaaaaaaaccaACACATTCTTGTATAATCGTCAATGAAAAGGACGTAATAGATGTTACCTTGTAGTGATAGAGTTCTTTGAGGCCCTACGACATCAGTGTGAACTATTTTTAGCTTTTGTGAGGCTGTCAAGGTTGGATTTTCAAATGGCTTTCTATGTTTCTTACCAAATTGGAAGGCATGCCATTCAGTGGAATTAGCTTCCAAATCAGGTAAGCTCTCCACCATCTTCAACTTTTGCACTTTGACAAGCCATTGATAATGATAGTGCCCGAGTCTCTTATGTCATAACTCAACAACATTTTCTTTGCTGAATACAACATTTTCTCTTTATCAAATGGATATAATGACAATCTTTTCCCTTCCATTTTAACATTAAACAGGTCTTGGCTTGAGGGATCCTTGATCAAACAATATTTATCTTCATAAAAAAGTTTGAAACCTTTTTCTAACAAATGACCAACACTTAACAAGTTTCGGTCTAAGTCTGGTACATAAAGgacattttttattgtttttgtacCTGCTTGTGTTTCAACTTCAATAGTTCCAATTCCGTTTACTGGAATGTGACCACCATGGACAATTcaaatatttgcaacttgagTAGGCTTCAATTCTTTGAAGAGTTCTCTATCATGAGAAATATGATTTGTGTACCCGCTGTCAATCAACCACGACTTGCTATAAATCTTGCTTGCAAAACATGATGCAACAAATAGAGCATCCTCCTCATGTTCATTTATAAATCGAGCATCTATATCCTACTGATGAGTTTTTTTAGATAAAATGGTTGCTTTTTGccct
This genomic window contains:
- the LOC109120029 gene encoding uncharacterized protein; this encodes MVESLPDLEANSTEWHAFQFGKKHRKPFENPTLTASQKLKIVHTDVVGPQRTLSLQGNIYYVLFIDDYTRMCWFFFLKFKSEVDGVFCKFRKLVEYQSNCKIQDLRSGNMKEYTSVKFNSFCEKAIIVHQLNTPYTLEQNGVSERRNIWMMEMTRCMLHEKELPKISGQRQHIPLNVKNLTKRKMLFRSKHQCSWRTKNEYWRQELEDDHPVKGRKLLLYIYQSCNVSIYEPTCPVEALQDPKWKKAMEEDISMIEKNKTCMLVNKPDDRIVIGVRWVCRTKLNAEVPSTNTR